One Janthinobacterium sp. TB1-E2 genomic region harbors:
- a CDS encoding FAD-binding oxidoreductase, with protein sequence MNQTDQLAVLKKPLPDSLAAVLSLIFADRFSMTQAVREHHGRDESSYPPMLPDAVIFAHSTEEVAAAVKLCSAHDVPIIAYGSGTSLEGHVLALHGGVTIDLSQMNQMVAVHGEDLTATVQAGVTRKQLNEEIRDTGLFFPIDPGANASLGGMAATRASGTNAVRYGTMRENVLALTVVTADGRIIKTGTRAKKSSAGYDLTRLFVGSEGTLGIITEVTVKLYPLPEAISAAVCSFPGTGEAVSAVIQTIQMGIPVARVEFLDENGVKAINAYDKMALPQKPLLLFEFHGTPASVAEQAQLVQAITAEHGASDFEWASRPEDRSRLWAARHNAYFALLQMRPGSRAISTDCCVPISRLAECILATKADCEAQGLVYAIIGHVGDGNFHVQMLVDPDDPADIARAEKVNSDMVTRAIGMDGTCTGEHGVGMHKMAFLVEEHGVGAIDTMRALKHALDPKNIMNPGKIVRW encoded by the coding sequence GTGAATCAAACTGACCAGTTGGCGGTACTGAAAAAACCGCTGCCAGACTCTCTTGCTGCCGTACTTTCCCTGATCTTTGCCGACCGCTTTTCCATGACGCAAGCCGTGCGCGAACACCATGGCCGCGACGAGTCGAGCTATCCCCCCATGCTGCCGGACGCCGTCATCTTCGCCCATTCCACCGAGGAAGTGGCGGCCGCCGTCAAGCTGTGCAGCGCGCACGACGTGCCCATCATCGCCTACGGCAGCGGCACCTCGCTCGAAGGCCACGTGCTGGCCCTGCATGGCGGCGTGACGATTGATCTGTCGCAAATGAACCAGATGGTCGCCGTGCATGGTGAAGACTTGACGGCCACCGTACAGGCGGGCGTGACGCGCAAGCAGCTCAATGAAGAAATCCGCGACACGGGCCTGTTCTTCCCCATCGACCCGGGCGCCAATGCGTCGCTGGGCGGCATGGCGGCCACGCGCGCCTCGGGCACGAACGCCGTACGCTACGGCACCATGCGCGAAAACGTGCTGGCCCTGACCGTGGTGACGGCCGATGGCCGCATCATCAAGACGGGAACGAGGGCGAAAAAATCGTCGGCCGGCTACGACCTGACGCGCTTGTTCGTCGGCAGCGAAGGGACGTTGGGCATCATCACGGAAGTGACCGTGAAACTGTATCCGCTGCCGGAAGCGATCTCGGCGGCCGTGTGTTCGTTCCCCGGCACGGGCGAAGCCGTCAGCGCCGTGATCCAGACCATCCAGATGGGTATTCCTGTGGCGCGGGTCGAGTTTCTCGATGAAAATGGCGTGAAAGCCATCAATGCCTACGACAAGATGGCGCTGCCGCAAAAGCCGCTGCTGCTGTTTGAATTCCACGGCACGCCGGCCAGCGTGGCCGAGCAGGCGCAGCTGGTGCAAGCCATCACGGCCGAACACGGCGCCAGCGATTTCGAATGGGCCAGCCGCCCCGAAGACCGCTCGCGCCTATGGGCCGCGCGCCACAACGCGTATTTCGCCCTGCTGCAGATGCGCCCCGGCAGCCGCGCCATTTCCACCGATTGCTGCGTGCCGATTTCGCGCCTGGCCGAATGCATCCTCGCCACCAAGGCCGATTGCGAAGCACAGGGCCTCGTCTACGCCATCATCGGCCACGTGGGCGACGGCAATTTCCACGTGCAGATGCTGGTCGACCCGGACGATCCGGCCGACATCGCGCGCGCGGAAAAGGTCAACAGCGACATGGTCACGCGCGCCATCGGCATGGATGGCACGTGCACGGGCGAGCACGGCGTGGGCATGCACAAGATGGCGTTCCTCGTGGAAGAACATGGTGTAGGCGCCATCGACACCATGCGCGCCTTGAAACATGCGCTCGATCCGAAGAACATCATGAACCCGGGGAAGATCGTGCGCTGGTAA
- a CDS encoding GNAT family N-acetyltransferase, with translation MTTLPEPTLRPALVADAPAIVALIDDLMPFLTLHPDGAGAEKFIEHCRQPAIEGYLSQSRYAYQLAHIGGELAGVVAMRDNTHLFHMFVPRALHRRGMARRLWQAARDASLARGDVTAFTVNSSLYALPLYTSLGFVATGPKVEEGGIAFVPMRMEL, from the coding sequence ATGACAACATTACCCGAACCGACACTGCGTCCCGCCCTCGTCGCCGACGCGCCCGCCATCGTTGCCCTGATCGACGACCTGATGCCCTTTTTGACCCTGCATCCGGATGGCGCGGGGGCGGAAAAATTCATCGAACACTGCCGCCAGCCAGCCATTGAAGGCTATCTGTCACAGTCGCGCTACGCGTATCAGCTCGCGCATATCGGCGGCGAGCTGGCCGGCGTCGTGGCCATGCGCGACAACACGCATCTGTTCCACATGTTCGTGCCGCGCGCCCTGCACCGGCGCGGCATGGCGCGCCGCCTGTGGCAGGCAGCCCGCGATGCGTCGCTGGCCAGGGGCGATGTGACGGCCTTTACCGTCAACTCCTCGCTGTATGCCTTGCCCCTGTACACGAGCCTGGGCTTTGTCGCCACGGGGCCGAAGGTGGAAGAGGGCGGCATCGCCTTCGTGCCGATGCGCATGGAATTGTAA